One Candidatus Deferrimicrobiaceae bacterium DNA window includes the following coding sequences:
- a CDS encoding glutaredoxin domain-containing protein, whose amino-acid sequence MAKRIVIYTTSWCPDCRAAKKFLASKDLPYEEIDIEKNPDAAEIVVKLNDGMRKVPTLDIEGTIVSGDKFHPSRFEKDLRDAGAL is encoded by the coding sequence ATGGCGAAGAGGATCGTGATCTACACCACGTCGTGGTGCCCCGACTGCCGGGCGGCCAAGAAATTCCTCGCGTCGAAGGATCTGCCGTACGAAGAGATCGACATCGAGAAAAACCCGGACGCCGCGGAGATCGTCGTGAAGCTGAACGACGGCATGCGGAAGGTCCCCACGCTCGACATCGAGGGGACGATCGTCTCGGGGGATAAATTTCACCCGTCCCGGTTCGAGAAGGACCTGCGCGACGCGGGGGCCCTCTGA